A single region of the Bacteroides luhongzhouii genome encodes:
- a CDS encoding sugar porter family MFS transporter, whose translation MKKNNVYLLLICLVSAMGGLLFGYDWVVIGGAKIFYEPFWGLEDLPVLRGWAMSSALVGCLVGALLSGRWSDRYGRKKMLIIASFLFVLSAYGTGAVNDFDWFIFYRIVGGFGIGIASNISPVYIAEVAPAPVRGKFVSLNQLTIVLGILMAQLANWQIGEYYAADSTTLSAESVEWAWRWMFWGELVPAGLFFILAFMIPESPRWLAANQQMDKAQIILARIGGDDYAKQTSSEIIRLVTEQQQQSNWRQLFHLSVRKVLIIGIVLAIFQQWCGINVIFNYAHEIFSAAGYQVSDVLMNIVVTGVTNVIFTFVAIYTVDKWGRRNLMFIGSIGLAAIYLILGTCYYCGVSGWPMLLLVILAIACYAMSLAPVVWVVLSEIFPVRIRGMAMALSTFFLWVACFLLTYTFPILNESVGAAGIFWLYGGICLAGFLFIRSNLPETKGKTLEELEKELIKK comes from the coding sequence ATGAAAAAGAATAATGTTTATCTGTTATTGATTTGCCTGGTCTCGGCTATGGGTGGGCTGTTATTCGGCTATGATTGGGTAGTGATTGGTGGTGCTAAGATTTTTTATGAACCTTTTTGGGGATTGGAAGATTTGCCTGTGCTTCGAGGTTGGGCTATGAGTAGCGCTTTGGTCGGATGTTTGGTTGGGGCTTTACTCTCAGGACGTTGGAGTGACCGTTATGGACGTAAAAAAATGCTGATTATTGCATCATTTCTTTTTGTGTTGTCAGCTTATGGAACGGGTGCGGTTAATGATTTTGACTGGTTTATTTTTTATCGGATTGTGGGTGGATTTGGCATTGGAATCGCATCCAATATATCCCCTGTGTATATAGCGGAAGTGGCTCCAGCTCCGGTTCGAGGAAAATTCGTTTCTTTAAATCAATTAACTATTGTATTAGGTATATTGATGGCTCAACTTGCTAATTGGCAGATAGGAGAGTATTATGCGGCGGATTCAACTACTCTTAGTGCGGAAAGCGTGGAGTGGGCTTGGAGATGGATGTTTTGGGGAGAGTTGGTTCCTGCAGGGCTGTTTTTTATTCTTGCATTTATGATCCCTGAAAGCCCGCGTTGGTTAGCGGCTAATCAACAGATGGATAAAGCGCAAATCATTTTAGCTCGAATAGGTGGAGATGATTATGCAAAGCAGACCTCGTCAGAGATAATTCGGCTAGTTACAGAGCAGCAACAGCAAAGCAATTGGAGACAACTTTTTCATTTGTCAGTTCGAAAAGTGCTGATAATAGGTATCGTACTGGCTATCTTTCAGCAATGGTGTGGTATTAATGTTATTTTCAATTATGCGCACGAAATATTTTCCGCAGCTGGTTATCAAGTCTCTGATGTTTTGATGAATATTGTGGTGACAGGTGTTACCAATGTTATTTTTACATTTGTGGCTATCTACACTGTGGATAAGTGGGGACGCCGGAATCTAATGTTTATAGGTTCAATTGGATTGGCGGCAATCTATCTTATTTTGGGTACATGTTATTATTGCGGGGTGAGCGGATGGCCAATGTTGTTGCTTGTCATATTGGCCATTGCTTGTTATGCCATGTCATTAGCTCCCGTTGTCTGGGTAGTACTTTCTGAAATATTTCCGGTGAGAATACGGGGAATGGCAATGGCTCTTTCAACATTTTTTTTATGGGTGGCCTGCTTCCTCTTGACGTATACATTCCCTATTCTTAATGAATCTGTAGGAGCAGCAGGTATATTCTGGTTGTATGGTGGCATTTGTTTGGCGGGCTTTCTTTTTATCCGGTCAAATTTGCCTGAAACAAAAGGAAAGACATTAGAAGAATTAGAAAAAGAATTAATAAAAAAATAG
- a CDS encoding AraC family transcriptional regulator, which translates to MIKKKDGFSGERAVVLPQFIIHEMEENPVSTHLHITDIGYYPKAKFHFIERSEPISQYVFIYCYEGKGWYQLNGKRYTVNANEYFILPAGIPHSYGSADDSPWTIYWIHFKGKLAPYFSAQCSHPIEIKPGIQSRINNRIDMFEEILHTLGMGYSHENLLYTCSIFYHYLGTLRYLQQYRGAVQQDSNSTDIIIETIHYMKENIERKLTLQEIAKHTGYSISRFSSLFSQRTGYSPLTYFNMLKIQQACYLLDFTNIKINQVCYKIGIDDPYYFSRLFNKIMGMPPKEYKKLKKG; encoded by the coding sequence ATGATTAAGAAAAAAGATGGATTTAGCGGCGAAAGAGCAGTTGTACTTCCCCAGTTCATTATACATGAAATGGAAGAAAATCCCGTATCGACTCATTTACATATTACCGATATCGGCTATTACCCCAAAGCAAAATTTCACTTTATCGAGCGGTCAGAGCCTATCTCCCAGTATGTATTTATTTATTGTTATGAAGGTAAAGGATGGTATCAACTAAATGGAAAAAGATATACTGTCAATGCCAATGAGTATTTCATCTTGCCTGCTGGAATTCCTCACTCCTATGGTTCTGCTGATGATTCACCATGGACTATCTATTGGATACACTTCAAAGGGAAGCTGGCTCCCTATTTTTCTGCGCAATGTTCACATCCCATAGAAATCAAACCTGGAATACAGTCCCGGATTAATAACCGAATAGACATGTTTGAGGAGATTTTGCATACGCTAGGAATGGGCTATAGCCACGAAAACCTATTGTATACCTGCTCCATTTTCTATCACTATCTTGGAACATTAAGATATCTCCAGCAATATAGAGGAGCCGTTCAACAGGATTCAAACTCTACAGATATAATCATTGAAACAATACATTACATGAAAGAGAACATTGAACGAAAACTAACACTCCAAGAAATCGCCAAACATACAGGATATTCAATTTCTCGTTTTTCTTCATTATTCAGCCAACGAACAGGATATTCCCCCCTGACTTATTTTAATATGCTCAAAATCCAACAGGCATGCTATCTGTTGGACTTCACAAACATCAAAATTAACCAAGTCTGTTACAAAATAGGCATTGACGATCCTTATTACTTCTCACGTCTATTCAATAAAATCATGGGAATGCCTCCTAAAGAATACAAAAAACTCAAAAAAGGCTGA
- the dnaE gene encoding DNA polymerase III subunit alpha: MQDFVHLHVHTQYSLLDGQASVARLVDKAMQNGMKGIAVTDHGNMFGIKEFTNYVNKKNSGPRGEVKDLKKRIAGIEAGTIECADKEAEIAACKAKIVEAENKLFKPVIGCEMYVARRTMDLKEGKPDQSGYHLIVLAKNEKGYHNLIKLVSHAWTRGYYMRPRTDRSELEKYHEGLIICSACLGGEVPKRITAGQFAEAEEAIQWYKNLFGDDYYLELQRHKATVPRANHECYPLQVNVNKYLIEYAKKFNVKLICTNDVHFVDEENAEAHDRLICLSTGKDLDDPTRMLYTKQEWMKTREEMNELFADVPEALSNTLEILDKVEYYSIDHAPIMPTFAIPEDFGTEEGYRAKFTEKDLFDEFTQDEHGNVVLSEEDAKAKIKRLGGYDKLYRIKLEGDYLAKLAFDGAKRIYGEPLSEEVKERMNFELYIMKTMGFPGYFLIVQDFINAARKELGVSVGPGRGSAAGSAVAYCLGITKIDPIQYDLLFERFLNPDRISLPDIDVDFDDDGRGEVLRWVTNKYGQEKVAHIITYGTMATKLAIKDVARVQKLPLSESDRLAKLVPDKIPDKKLNLRNAIEYVPELQAAEASSDPLVRDTIKYAKMLEGNVRGTGVHACGTIICRDDITDWVPVSTADDKETGEKMLVTQYEGSVIEDTGLIKMDFLGLKTLSIIKEAVENIRLSRNVEVDVDAIDISDPATYKLYSDGRTIGTFQFESAGMQKYLRELQPSTFEDLIAMNALYRPGPMDYIPDFIDRKHGRKPIEYDIPIMEKYLKDTYGITVYQEQVMLLSRLLADFTRGESDALRKAMGKKLRDKLDHMKPKFIEGGRKNGHDPKVLEKIWTDWEKFASYAFNKSHATCYSWVAYQTAYLKANYPPEYMAAVMSRSLSNITDITKLMDECKAMGIQTLGPDVNESNLKFTVNHDGDIRFGLGAVKGVGEAAVQSIMEERSKNGPFLGIFDFVQRVNLNACNKKNMECLALAGGFDSFPELKREQYFAVNSKGEVFLETLMRYGNRYQADKAAAVNSLFGGENVIDVATPEIPQGVERWSDLDRLNRERDLVGIYLSAHPLDEFSIVLEHVCNTRMADLEDKAALVGREITMGGIVTSVRRGVSKNGNPYGIAKIEDYSGSTEIPFWGNDWVTYQGYLNEGTFLYIKARCQAKQWRQDELEVKITSMELLPDVKEELVQKITIIIPLSVLNSALVTELATLTKEHPGNTELYFKVTDDADVSHMSIDLISRPIKLSVGRDLITYLKERPELGFHIN; encoded by the coding sequence ATGCAGGATTTCGTTCATTTACATGTCCATACTCAATATTCTCTGTTGGATGGTCAGGCTAGCGTAGCTCGTCTGGTCGATAAAGCGATGCAAAACGGGATGAAGGGGATTGCCGTGACCGATCATGGAAATATGTTCGGTATCAAGGAATTTACGAACTACGTCAATAAAAAGAACAGCGGTCCAAGAGGTGAAGTCAAAGATTTGAAGAAGCGAATTGCAGGAATTGAGGCCGGCACAATAGAGTGTGCGGATAAAGAGGCGGAGATTGCTGCATGTAAAGCTAAGATAGTGGAAGCGGAAAATAAGCTTTTCAAACCTGTCATCGGTTGTGAAATGTATGTTGCGCGCCGCACTATGGACTTAAAAGAGGGTAAACCCGACCAAAGTGGTTATCACCTGATCGTATTAGCTAAGAATGAAAAAGGTTATCATAATCTTATTAAATTAGTATCGCACGCATGGACGCGCGGATATTATATGCGTCCGCGTACTGACCGCAGCGAACTGGAAAAATATCACGAGGGACTTATTATCTGTTCGGCCTGTCTTGGTGGTGAAGTGCCGAAACGAATTACTGCCGGGCAATTTGCAGAGGCTGAAGAGGCTATTCAATGGTATAAGAACTTGTTTGGTGATGACTACTATTTGGAGTTACAACGTCATAAAGCGACTGTTCCCCGTGCCAATCACGAATGTTATCCGTTGCAGGTGAATGTGAACAAATATCTGATTGAATATGCTAAGAAGTTCAATGTTAAACTGATTTGTACGAATGATGTTCACTTTGTAGATGAAGAGAATGCGGAAGCGCACGACCGTTTGATCTGTTTGAGTACTGGTAAGGACTTGGATGATCCTACTCGTATGCTTTATACCAAGCAGGAATGGATGAAGACACGAGAAGAGATGAACGAACTCTTTGCTGACGTGCCCGAAGCGTTGAGCAATACACTGGAGATTCTTGACAAGGTAGAATATTACTCCATCGATCATGCACCTATCATGCCTACTTTTGCTATTCCCGAAGATTTTGGAACGGAAGAAGGGTATCGGGCGAAGTTTACGGAAAAAGACCTGTTTGACGAATTTACTCAGGATGAACATGGTAATGTGGTATTGAGTGAAGAGGATGCGAAAGCGAAAATTAAACGCCTGGGTGGTTATGATAAACTTTATCGTATTAAACTTGAAGGGGATTATCTAGCTAAATTGGCTTTTGACGGAGCCAAGAGAATTTATGGCGAACCTCTGTCGGAAGAAGTTAAAGAACGAATGAACTTCGAGCTGTATATCATGAAAACGATGGGTTTCCCCGGATACTTTTTGATTGTACAGGATTTTATCAATGCGGCACGTAAGGAACTGGGTGTGTCGGTTGGTCCGGGGCGTGGTTCGGCTGCTGGTTCGGCAGTGGCCTATTGTCTGGGGATTACGAAAATCGACCCTATCCAGTACGATTTGCTGTTTGAGCGTTTCTTAAATCCGGACCGTATCTCCTTGCCCGATATTGATGTCGACTTTGATGATGACGGACGTGGTGAAGTACTTCGTTGGGTAACGAATAAATATGGTCAGGAAAAAGTTGCTCATATCATCACTTATGGTACAATGGCTACTAAGTTAGCTATCAAGGATGTTGCCCGTGTGCAAAAGCTACCTCTTTCGGAGTCTGACCGATTGGCTAAATTAGTGCCAGATAAAATTCCTGATAAGAAATTGAATTTGCGGAATGCGATTGAATATGTTCCCGAACTGCAAGCTGCGGAAGCATCATCCGATCCGTTGGTTCGAGATACGATCAAGTATGCTAAGATGCTTGAAGGTAACGTGCGTGGTACAGGTGTACATGCTTGTGGTACGATTATCTGTCGTGACGATATCACCGATTGGGTACCTGTCAGCACTGCTGATGATAAGGAAACGGGCGAAAAAATGCTTGTTACCCAGTATGAAGGTTCGGTGATTGAAGATACCGGATTGATTAAGATGGACTTCCTTGGCCTGAAAACTTTGTCTATTATCAAAGAGGCCGTTGAAAATATCCGTTTAAGTCGTAATGTTGAAGTAGACGTTGATGCGATAGACATCTCTGACCCGGCTACATATAAATTATATAGTGACGGACGTACGATTGGTACATTTCAGTTTGAATCTGCCGGTATGCAGAAGTACCTGCGCGAATTGCAGCCTTCTACATTCGAAGATTTGATTGCCATGAATGCCCTTTATCGTCCGGGACCAATGGATTATATACCTGATTTTATCGACCGTAAACATGGACGCAAGCCGATTGAGTATGATATTCCGATAATGGAGAAATACTTGAAGGATACGTATGGCATTACGGTTTATCAGGAACAGGTGATGCTTCTGTCACGTTTATTGGCTGACTTTACCCGTGGTGAGTCTGATGCACTCCGTAAAGCCATGGGTAAGAAGTTGCGTGACAAGCTGGATCACATGAAACCTAAATTTATTGAAGGTGGGCGTAAGAACGGACACGACCCGAAAGTGCTTGAAAAGATTTGGACCGACTGGGAAAAGTTTGCGTCTTATGCTTTCAATAAATCACATGCTACTTGTTATTCGTGGGTAGCTTACCAAACAGCCTATCTAAAAGCAAATTACCCTCCTGAATATATGGCTGCAGTGATGAGTCGAAGCTTGTCGAACATTACCGATATTACGAAACTGATGGACGAATGTAAGGCAATGGGTATTCAGACGCTGGGACCGGATGTAAACGAAAGTAACCTGAAATTTACTGTAAATCATGACGGTGATATTCGTTTCGGACTTGGTGCTGTCAAAGGTGTAGGTGAAGCTGCTGTACAAAGTATTATGGAGGAACGTAGTAAGAATGGTCCTTTCCTCGGTATATTCGACTTTGTGCAACGTGTCAACCTGAATGCCTGCAACAAGAAAAATATGGAATGTCTGGCATTAGCCGGAGGGTTTGATAGTTTTCCTGAACTGAAGCGGGAACAATATTTTGCTGTAAACTCTAAAGGTGAAGTATTTCTGGAAACATTGATGCGCTATGGTAACCGCTATCAGGCAGATAAGGCAGCTGCTGTCAATTCTTTGTTCGGTGGTGAAAACGTTATTGATGTTGCAACTCCTGAAATTCCTCAAGGTGTGGAACGTTGGAGTGATCTTGATCGGCTGAATCGTGAGCGTGATTTGGTCGGTATCTATCTTTCCGCTCATCCGTTGGATGAATTTTCTATCGTATTGGAACATGTCTGCAATACACGGATGGCGGATTTGGAAGATAAAGCTGCACTTGTTGGTCGTGAAATAACGATGGGAGGGATTGTGACTAGTGTTCGTCGCGGAGTCAGCAAGAATGGAAATCCGTATGGTATTGCTAAGATTGAAGATTATTCCGGTTCTACCGAAATCCCATTCTGGGGAAATGACTGGGTGACTTATCAGGGATATCTCAACGAAGGAACGTTCCTATATATTAAAGCCCGTTGCCAAGCGAAACAATGGCGGCAGGATGAATTGGAAGTGAAAATCACTTCTATGGAGCTTCTTCCCGACGTGAAAGAAGAACTGGTGCAGAAGATCACGATTATCATTCCTCTGTCAGTCTTGAACTCGGCTTTGGTTACTGAACTTGCCACTCTGACTAAGGAACATCCGGGAAATACAGAATTGTATTTTAAAGTGACGGATGATGCTGATGTAAGCCACATGTCAATTGATTTGATTTCTCGTCCAATTAAGCTTTCGGTGGGGCGGGATTTAATAACATATTTAAAAGAGCGTCCCGAATTGGGATTTCATATAAATTGA
- a CDS encoding phosphatidylserine decarboxylase family protein: MGRLKKLKKIRIHREGTHILWASFLLLLLINAALYWGIDCKIPFYVVAVASIAVYLLMVNFFRCPIRLFGQDTEKIVVAPADGKIVVIEEVDENEYFHDRRLMISIFMSIVNVHANWYPVDGTIKKVAHHNGNFMKAWLPKASTENERSTVVIETPEGVEVLTRQIAGAVARRIVTYAEVGEECYIDEHMGFIKFGSRVDVYLPIGTEVCVSMGQLTTGNQTVIAKLK, encoded by the coding sequence ATGGGCCGACTAAAAAAATTAAAAAAAATACGTATTCACCGCGAAGGAACACATATATTATGGGCTAGCTTCTTGCTATTGCTATTGATTAATGCAGCTCTTTATTGGGGAATCGATTGCAAAATACCTTTTTATGTGGTAGCAGTAGCGAGTATAGCAGTCTATCTGCTGATGGTGAATTTCTTTCGATGTCCGATCCGTCTCTTCGGGCAGGACACTGAAAAGATTGTCGTAGCACCCGCCGATGGAAAAATCGTCGTCATCGAAGAAGTTGATGAAAACGAATATTTCCATGACCGCCGCTTAATGATATCCATCTTCATGAGCATTGTGAACGTACATGCCAACTGGTACCCGGTAGATGGTACTATTAAAAAGGTAGCGCATCATAATGGAAACTTTATGAAAGCATGGCTGCCGAAAGCCAGCACAGAAAACGAACGTTCTACGGTAGTGATCGAAACTCCGGAAGGAGTGGAAGTACTCACCCGGCAAATCGCCGGAGCAGTGGCACGCCGTATTGTCACCTACGCTGAAGTAGGAGAAGAATGTTATATTGACGAACACATGGGATTTATCAAATTCGGTTCCCGTGTGGATGTGTATCTACCCATCGGCACAGAAGTATGTGTCAGCATGGGACAATTAACGACCGGTAACCAAACGGTTATCGCCAAACTTAAATAA
- the pssA gene encoding CDP-diacylglycerol--serine O-phosphatidyltransferase: MTNIIKNSIPNTVTCLNLFSGCIACVMAFEAKYELALLFIALSSIFDFFDGLLARVLNAHSIIGKDLDSLADDVSFGVAPSLIVFSLFKEMYYPANMEFIAPYLPYLAFLISVFSALRLAKFNNDTRQTSSFVGLPVPANALFWGSLVAGAHDFLISANCHPVYLLILVCLFSGLLVSEIPMFSLKFKNLSWNDNKISFIFLIICIPLLIFLGISSFAAIIVWYILLSLFTRKSK, encoded by the coding sequence ATGACAAACATTATTAAAAATAGTATTCCAAATACTGTAACCTGCCTGAACCTTTTCTCCGGTTGTATTGCCTGTGTCATGGCTTTTGAAGCAAAATATGAACTGGCTCTACTTTTCATCGCTTTAAGTTCTATCTTCGATTTCTTCGACGGATTGTTGGCTCGTGTACTCAATGCCCATTCCATTATTGGAAAAGACTTGGACTCATTGGCTGATGATGTCAGCTTCGGGGTTGCTCCTTCACTGATCGTATTCTCTCTATTCAAAGAGATGTACTATCCGGCAAATATGGAATTCATCGCTCCTTATCTACCTTATTTGGCATTCTTGATTTCTGTTTTTTCAGCATTGCGTCTGGCAAAATTCAACAATGATACACGGCAGACGAGTTCTTTTGTCGGACTTCCGGTACCTGCCAATGCTCTGTTTTGGGGCTCATTAGTGGCAGGGGCACATGACTTCCTAATATCAGCCAACTGCCATCCTGTCTACCTTCTTATACTTGTCTGCCTGTTTTCCGGACTGCTGGTATCAGAAATACCGATGTTTTCTTTGAAATTTAAAAACCTTTCATGGAATGACAACAAAATCAGTTTTATATTCCTGATTATCTGCATTCCCCTCCTTATATTTCTTGGAATTAGTAGCTTTGCTGCCATTATTGTATGGTATATTTTACTTTCACTTTTTACAAGAAAAAGTAAATAA
- a CDS encoding DUF4834 family protein: MHILLFILIFIIAIFVFGLSIVGFILRTIFGLGRSSSSSRPKQTESGRTSQQDYEQRNHRSNDNEEEIYSENVPEKRHKKIFTQDDGEYVDFEEIK; the protein is encoded by the coding sequence ATGCATATACTTTTATTCATACTCATTTTTATCATTGCCATTTTTGTATTTGGCCTTTCTATTGTCGGATTCATCCTAAGAACGATTTTCGGATTAGGACGCAGTTCTTCTTCATCCCGCCCGAAACAAACAGAATCAGGACGTACAAGCCAACAGGACTATGAGCAAAGGAATCACCGTTCAAATGACAATGAAGAGGAAATATATTCCGAGAATGTTCCGGAGAAAAGACATAAAAAAATATTCACCCAGGATGATGGTGAATATGTAGATTTTGAGGAAATCAAATAG
- a CDS encoding nucleoside deaminase, whose translation MLDDIYFMKQALIEAGKAAERGEVPVGAVVVCKERIIARAHNLTETLNDVTAHAEMQAITAAANVLGGKYLNECTLYVTVEPCVMCAGAIAWAQTGKLVFGAEDEKRGYQKYAGAALHPKTVVVKGIMADECAALMKEFFAAKRK comes from the coding sequence ATGCTTGACGATATTTACTTCATGAAACAGGCTTTGATAGAGGCAGGTAAGGCTGCCGAGCGAGGAGAAGTTCCCGTAGGAGCTGTCGTGGTTTGTAAAGAGCGGATTATTGCACGTGCCCATAATCTCACAGAAACATTGAATGACGTAACGGCTCATGCCGAGATGCAGGCTATTACAGCTGCTGCCAATGTGCTTGGCGGTAAGTATTTAAACGAATGTACCCTGTATGTCACAGTTGAGCCTTGCGTGATGTGTGCAGGAGCTATTGCTTGGGCACAAACAGGCAAACTTGTATTTGGTGCCGAAGATGAAAAACGGGGCTATCAGAAATATGCCGGTGCGGCATTACATCCTAAAACAGTGGTTGTAAAAGGGATAATGGCTGACGAATGCGCTGCGCTAATGAAAGAGTTCTTTGCGGCGAAACGGAAATGA
- a CDS encoding YraN family protein, with the protein MAEHNDLGKAGENAAVVYLEQKGYLIRDRNWRRGHFELDIVAAKGNELIIVEVKTRSNTLFAEPEDAVDLPKIRRTVRAADAYIRLFQIDTPVRFDIITVVGDNRNFKVEHIEEAFYPPLY; encoded by the coding sequence ATGGCTGAACATAATGATTTAGGAAAAGCCGGAGAAAATGCCGCCGTAGTTTATCTTGAACAGAAAGGATATCTTATTCGTGACCGGAATTGGAGAAGGGGACATTTCGAACTGGACATTGTAGCCGCAAAAGGTAATGAACTGATTATAGTAGAAGTGAAGACCCGCAGCAATACCCTATTTGCTGAGCCGGAAGATGCTGTAGATTTGCCTAAAATAAGACGTACAGTACGTGCAGCAGATGCCTATATCAGATTGTTCCAGATTGACACTCCTGTACGCTTCGATATCATTACTGTAGTAGGCGACAACAGGAATTTCAAGGTTGAACATATAGAGGAAGCGTTTTATCCTCCTTTATATTAA
- a CDS encoding MmcQ/YjbR family DNA-binding protein, whose translation MNVETVREYCLNKKGVTESFPFDDVSLVVKVMNKMFALIDLEEANHIALKCDPEKAIELREHYSGIEGAYHFNKKYWNSVRFDSDVDDKLMKELIDHSYDEVIKKFTKKLRTEYDALP comes from the coding sequence ATGAATGTAGAAACTGTCAGAGAATACTGCTTGAACAAGAAAGGAGTCACCGAATCTTTCCCTTTCGATGATGTATCACTGGTTGTAAAGGTTATGAACAAAATGTTTGCTCTCATTGACCTGGAAGAAGCTAATCACATCGCACTAAAATGTGATCCGGAAAAAGCAATCGAACTGCGTGAACATTATTCGGGAATTGAAGGAGCTTATCATTTTAATAAAAAATACTGGAATAGTGTCCGCTTTGACAGTGACGTAGACGATAAATTGATGAAAGAGCTTATCGATCACTCTTATGATGAGGTAATCAAGAAATTTACTAAAAAGTTACGCACAGAATATGATGCCCTCCCCTGA
- a CDS encoding biotin--[acetyl-CoA-carboxylase] ligase, with product MMPSPDIFPVPLIRISETNSTNNYLQSLCSEQKLEELTVVVADFQTSGRGQRGNSWESDPGKNLLFSTVIFPEFLEARRQFLISQIISLAIKEELDTYTTDISIKWPNDIYWKEKKICGMLIENDLMGRNISQSIAGIGININQETFHSSAPNPVSLLQITGKKYALLEILKNIMLRIQSYYGLLKKGDTTSIACQYEKSLFRREGLHRYKDANGEFLARIVCVEPEGRLILEDEMLMKRDYMFKEVEYLLK from the coding sequence ATGATGCCCTCCCCTGATATATTCCCGGTTCCATTGATTCGTATCAGCGAGACGAACTCCACCAACAATTATTTGCAGTCTCTCTGTTCTGAACAGAAGTTGGAGGAATTAACTGTCGTTGTCGCCGATTTTCAAACTTCCGGTCGGGGACAGCGTGGCAATTCTTGGGAATCAGATCCTGGCAAGAACCTTCTTTTCAGCACCGTTATCTTCCCCGAGTTTTTGGAAGCACGACGTCAGTTTCTCATTTCACAGATTATATCTTTAGCTATTAAAGAAGAATTAGATACATATACCACCGACATTTCTATCAAATGGCCGAATGATATTTATTGGAAAGAAAAGAAAATATGTGGGATGTTGATAGAAAACGATCTGATGGGGCGGAACATCAGTCAAAGTATTGCAGGAATCGGAATTAATATTAATCAGGAAACATTTCACAGTTCTGCTCCTAACCCCGTTTCACTGCTACAAATCACAGGAAAAAAGTATGCTCTACTCGAAATACTGAAAAATATCATGCTGCGTATCCAATCTTATTATGGCTTGCTCAAAAAAGGTGATACGACATCAATAGCCTGTCAATATGAAAAATCTCTTTTCAGAAGGGAAGGACTGCATCGATACAAAGATGCCAACGGAGAATTTCTTGCACGAATCGTTTGTGTAGAACCAGAAGGAAGGTTGATTTTAGAAGATGAGATGCTGATGAAAAGAGACTATATGTTTAAGGAAGTGGAATATTTACTGAAATAA